A window of the Sandaracinaceae bacterium genome harbors these coding sequences:
- a CDS encoding Ig-like domain-containing protein: MTKKLGLIAVLAALVLAPGCKGSNADPDGMPDVGMSADGGVLDPDMDVVETPDMGDEVDNGQAPTVPTVVSTSPEDEATGVHAEAAIVFEFSEPMDPDTTEAAYVSNELPANMVTFGWDAEFRTLTILPTNDLPYAEGGPDVGALGFAATIGATAESAAGEPMGESASVHFTTLRRITDEATLVAALTGYGSSTGSSASTSVIVGDATTNSGLRGLLTFSVADVPEGVQLEQARFVIDETGRVGNADAGLGQLQAAHVFFGALADGFSAEILAGLPNLLNVTVSPSATPFQRSVDITGFVADDLAQREARGDQTQLRLGYPMLTDGDTSADTVSLDKNSATLTLTWLAP; encoded by the coding sequence ATGACGAAGAAGCTTGGACTGATCGCCGTGTTGGCCGCGCTCGTGCTTGCCCCGGGCTGCAAGGGCTCGAACGCTGACCCCGACGGCATGCCGGACGTGGGCATGTCCGCCGATGGCGGCGTTCTGGACCCCGACATGGACGTGGTCGAGACGCCGGACATGGGCGACGAGGTCGACAACGGCCAAGCGCCGACCGTGCCCACGGTGGTCTCGACGTCCCCCGAGGACGAGGCCACCGGCGTGCACGCGGAGGCCGCCATCGTGTTCGAGTTCTCCGAGCCGATGGATCCCGACACCACGGAGGCGGCATACGTGTCGAACGAGCTGCCGGCGAACATGGTCACGTTCGGCTGGGATGCCGAGTTCCGCACGCTCACCATCCTCCCCACCAACGACCTCCCCTATGCGGAAGGCGGACCGGACGTTGGCGCGCTTGGCTTCGCGGCCACCATCGGAGCGACCGCAGAGAGCGCGGCGGGGGAGCCCATGGGGGAGAGCGCCTCGGTGCACTTCACGACACTCCGTCGTATCACGGACGAAGCCACGCTGGTTGCCGCGCTGACGGGCTACGGGTCGTCCACGGGCTCGAGCGCCAGCACGTCGGTCATCGTTGGCGATGCCACCACCAACTCGGGGCTGCGCGGCCTCCTCACCTTCTCGGTCGCCGACGTGCCCGAGGGCGTGCAGCTCGAGCAGGCTCGGTTCGTGATCGACGAGACGGGCCGCGTCGGGAACGCGGACGCCGGGCTCGGCCAGCTGCAGGCGGCGCACGTGTTCTTCGGGGCGCTTGCGGACGGCTTCAGCGCCGAGATCTTGGCTGGCCTGCCGAACCTCCTCAACGTGACTGTCTCCCCGTCGGCCACGCCCTTCCAGCGCTCGGTCGACATCACGGGCTTCGTCGCGGACGACCTGGCGCAGCGCGAAGCGCGGGGTGACCAGACGCAGCTGCGGCTCGGGTACCCGATGCTGACCGACGGCGACACGAGCGCCGACACGGTCAGCCTCGACAAGAACTCCGCGACGCTGACTCTCACGTGGCTCGCCCCGTGA
- a CDS encoding RNA-directed DNA polymerase has product MALRLEALALSAVEQHASREDGSTLADALDHIATDASPRLRRACRRVPLSALSAELAHPPVDLDRLMRAIGARLSTRARSELATLRVRRFPLVSLGDPAQPFPSFGPSGLDTRLGLSSTELHWLADPQCRRDRLTVTESHYRYVVVPKRRHGVRLLECPLPRLRRAQRALLDEVLAPLPVHPCAAGFRRGMGFVEHAARHAGQDVVLRVDLRDFFPSIHRGMVVRALVDGGTPLATAHLAAALATHTTHRDVARRFDGSTRARLRSAHLPQGAPSSPALANLVCRRLDARLHGLAESLGATYSRYADDLVFSGPRHLLDDAARIVSLVGRIASSCGFALRPEKTRVMSAAQRQSLGGVVVNTRPTLARPELERLEAILTNCVRHGPAGQNRADVADFASHLRGRVAWVEQLHPARGAKLRNLYAQIAWG; this is encoded by the coding sequence GTGGCGCTGCGCCTCGAGGCGCTGGCTCTGTCGGCCGTCGAACAACACGCGTCACGAGAGGACGGCAGCACGCTCGCGGACGCCCTCGATCACATCGCGACCGACGCTTCACCACGCCTGCGGCGCGCGTGCCGGCGCGTACCGCTCTCTGCCCTGTCCGCCGAGTTGGCGCATCCCCCGGTGGACCTCGACCGACTGATGCGTGCCATCGGTGCGCGCCTGTCGACGAGAGCCCGCAGCGAGCTCGCGACGCTCCGTGTGCGCAGGTTTCCGCTGGTTTCGCTGGGCGATCCCGCGCAGCCCTTCCCGTCCTTCGGTCCCTCGGGCCTGGACACGCGACTGGGGTTGTCCTCGACCGAACTGCACTGGCTGGCGGACCCGCAGTGTCGCCGTGACCGACTGACCGTGACCGAGAGCCACTACCGGTACGTGGTGGTTCCGAAGCGTCGCCACGGGGTTCGCCTCCTCGAGTGCCCGCTCCCGCGCCTGCGTCGGGCACAACGCGCGCTGCTGGACGAGGTGCTGGCGCCACTGCCCGTGCACCCGTGCGCGGCAGGCTTCCGGCGCGGCATGGGCTTCGTCGAGCACGCGGCACGCCACGCCGGCCAAGACGTCGTGCTGCGGGTGGACCTGCGCGACTTCTTCCCGTCCATCCACAGAGGCATGGTGGTGCGCGCGCTCGTCGACGGCGGCACCCCGCTCGCGACGGCGCACCTCGCGGCGGCGCTGGCGACCCACACGACGCATCGTGACGTGGCACGACGCTTCGACGGATCCACACGGGCGCGCTTGCGGTCGGCACACCTCCCGCAGGGAGCGCCGTCTAGCCCAGCCCTCGCCAACCTGGTGTGCAGGCGCCTCGATGCGCGCCTGCACGGTCTCGCGGAGTCGCTGGGCGCGACCTATTCCAGGTACGCCGACGACCTCGTCTTCTCCGGCCCACGGCACCTGCTGGACGACGCTGCGCGCATCGTCTCGCTGGTGGGACGCATCGCTTCGTCCTGTGGGTTCGCCCTGCGTCCCGAGAAGACGCGCGTCATGAGCGCCGCGCAGCGACAGTCGCTCGGTGGGGTGGTGGTGAACACGCGTCCGACGCTCGCGCGCCCCGAGCTCGAGCGCCTCGAGGCCATCTTGACCAACTGCGTGCGGCATGGCCCCGCGGGGCAGAACCGCGCCGACGTCGCCGACTTCGCTTCGCACTTGCGCGGGCGTGTGGCCTGGGTGGAGCAGCTGCACCCCGCGCGCGGCGCGAAGCTACGGAATCTGTACGCCCAGATCGCGTGGGGATGA
- a CDS encoding AraC family transcriptional regulator: MTSSTTPTLSSHFVCGLLDGAARRGVDTVAIAARMGWDHEALQAPGARVLAADFSALVRLLWDECGDELIGLTASPCPRGAFALACEVAIHQETLGRSLARFIAAHAVLTQDISLAMDIEDDMAVVRVRVRQPELDPTGVLQELWLMMVHRVASWLIARKIPIARVDFPHARPAHADDYDSIFPGTHRFGAECAALHFSTRYVGLSTLRTEHELARFVQARPMDATEVPGEDATFSTRVRTMILRQRGLPLTMPSLEEVAESLRMSTPTLRRRLREEGTTYRDLTRRLRHDVVLSKLADPHLSVGEIAHIAGFADAGNLTRAFKRWEGMSPTSYRGERDAEN; the protein is encoded by the coding sequence GTGACGTCGAGCACCACCCCTACCCTCTCGAGCCACTTCGTGTGCGGCCTCCTGGACGGCGCGGCGCGACGCGGCGTGGACACGGTCGCCATCGCGGCGCGCATGGGCTGGGACCACGAGGCGCTGCAGGCGCCAGGCGCGCGCGTCCTCGCGGCGGACTTCTCGGCGCTCGTGCGCTTGCTCTGGGACGAGTGTGGAGACGAGCTGATCGGGCTGACCGCGTCTCCGTGCCCGCGGGGGGCGTTCGCGCTGGCGTGCGAGGTGGCCATCCACCAGGAGACCCTCGGCCGCTCTCTCGCGCGCTTCATCGCAGCCCACGCCGTGCTCACCCAGGACATCTCGCTCGCCATGGACATCGAGGACGACATGGCCGTCGTGCGCGTGCGCGTCCGGCAGCCGGAGCTGGACCCCACCGGTGTGCTGCAGGAGCTGTGGCTGATGATGGTGCACCGCGTGGCGTCGTGGCTCATCGCCCGCAAGATCCCCATCGCGCGCGTGGACTTCCCGCACGCACGGCCCGCGCACGCGGACGACTACGACAGCATCTTCCCGGGCACCCACCGCTTCGGCGCGGAGTGCGCGGCCCTGCACTTCTCGACGCGCTACGTAGGGCTGAGCACGCTGCGCACCGAGCACGAGCTGGCCCGCTTCGTCCAAGCGCGGCCCATGGACGCGACCGAGGTACCAGGCGAAGACGCCACCTTCTCCACCCGCGTGCGCACCATGATCCTGCGGCAACGCGGCCTGCCGCTCACCATGCCCTCCCTCGAGGAGGTGGCCGAGTCGCTGCGCATGAGCACGCCCACCCTGCGGCGGCGTCTGCGCGAGGAGGGCACCACCTACCGCGACCTCACGCGGCGCCTGCGGCACGACGTGGTGCTCAGCAAGCTGGCCGACCCGCACCTCTCGGTCGGAGAGATCGCGCACATCGCGGGCTTCGCCGACGCAGGCAACCTCACCCGCGCGTTCAAGCGCTGGGAGGGCATGAGCCCCACGAGCTACCGCGGCGAGCGCGACGCAGAGAACTGA
- a CDS encoding isopenicillin N synthase family oxygenase translates to MSVGTRGPTALPVLDLADAHSPDPAARVRAEDAVRAGLGHFGLVYIRSHGLDADELSGFYDDFLALCARPEAEKQTWASGDIWYQRGWTPPNTEKAVIAGGQPDFKECYFIAPEPLDDELRDVYPEIYADNRWPEDAPDFERRYSSLGRAIHAVGMQVLSVAATSLGLPADTFAERTGGGPHVTRALRYLPLSAEQAADASIVWGEEHTDFNLLTLLPGGRFFDPSGAPCARPDSTSGLYLRTRPTEEHPKGELVHGAPPPGCIVAQVGQQLEILTGGAFLATPHVITAPSTPGYSRTSMAHFIHVHSLQPLFPLPAFCTPEARRSYGPPVLAGTYSLKTLVDIGLAPREALDKLGYRHYGRLDAVRHG, encoded by the coding sequence ATGTCCGTCGGCACCAGAGGCCCCACCGCACTCCCCGTCCTCGATCTCGCGGACGCGCACTCTCCCGATCCCGCCGCCCGTGTGCGCGCCGAGGACGCCGTGCGCGCCGGGCTGGGTCACTTCGGGCTCGTCTACATCCGCTCCCACGGGCTCGACGCCGACGAGCTCTCCGGGTTCTACGACGACTTCCTCGCCCTGTGCGCGCGCCCCGAGGCCGAGAAGCAGACCTGGGCCTCGGGGGACATCTGGTATCAGCGTGGCTGGACGCCGCCCAACACGGAGAAGGCCGTCATCGCGGGGGGTCAGCCCGACTTCAAGGAGTGCTACTTCATCGCGCCCGAGCCGCTGGACGACGAGCTGCGCGACGTCTACCCGGAGATCTACGCGGACAACCGCTGGCCGGAGGACGCCCCGGACTTCGAGCGGCGCTACTCGTCGCTCGGGCGCGCCATCCACGCGGTGGGCATGCAGGTGCTCTCCGTGGCAGCCACGTCGCTCGGGCTGCCCGCCGACACGTTCGCCGAGCGCACGGGGGGCGGACCGCACGTCACCCGCGCGCTGCGTTACCTGCCGCTGAGCGCCGAGCAGGCCGCTGACGCGAGCATCGTGTGGGGCGAAGAACACACCGACTTCAACCTGCTCACGTTGCTCCCAGGCGGACGCTTCTTCGACCCGAGCGGGGCGCCGTGTGCGCGACCGGACAGCACCAGCGGCCTCTACTTGCGCACGCGCCCTACGGAGGAGCATCCGAAGGGGGAGCTGGTGCACGGCGCGCCCCCGCCGGGCTGCATCGTGGCGCAGGTGGGTCAGCAGCTCGAGATCCTCACGGGTGGCGCGTTCCTGGCCACTCCACACGTCATCACGGCGCCGTCCACGCCGGGCTACTCCCGCACGAGCATGGCGCACTTCATCCACGTCCACAGCTTGCAGCCCCTGTTCCCGCTGCCCGCGTTCTGCACCCCCGAGGCGCGGCGCAGCTATGGCCCGCCAGTGCTCGCGGGCACGTACTCCCTGAAGACGCTGGTGGACATCGGCCTGGCTCCACGCGAGGCGCTGGACAAGCTGGGCTACCGCCACTACGGCCGCCTCGACGCGGTGCGCCACGGCTGA
- a CDS encoding GGDEF domain-containing protein: MLQALVVPFTVMYWVVCEYALHADALHGVFDVHVLQITLYVLVAYTFVWCSLMAYTATIMRRQEEGPTWLGHLTVQLYALPNLYAVYLLGPVTSPFLVVLLGSGLLGMLTFPPRIAWAAVGTVVIGLLLPELARLRGLIPYAPLLRVAPQDDPEMMTFWTALMWVIVASVSALLLSLFHVLLAELRKREAALHELTRTDALTGLYNRRHFMQQMTHEHARATRYGRPLSCVMVDLDHFKRINDEHGHAVGDEVLRETALRLRRALRETDVLARLGGEEFGALLPDTDLEGAQRVAERCRELLGATPVQVEHRPSVRVTASFGVAVLDAVRAPGPEDLLRAADMALYASKSRGRNRVSLSDAGADVLGSQPHPLGADGV; the protein is encoded by the coding sequence ATGCTGCAAGCGCTCGTCGTCCCCTTCACGGTCATGTACTGGGTCGTGTGCGAGTACGCCCTGCACGCTGACGCTCTGCATGGCGTGTTCGACGTCCACGTGCTGCAGATCACGCTCTACGTGTTGGTCGCCTATACGTTCGTCTGGTGTTCGCTGATGGCCTACACCGCCACGATCATGCGCCGGCAGGAGGAGGGTCCCACGTGGCTGGGACACCTGACGGTGCAGCTCTATGCCCTCCCCAACCTGTATGCGGTGTACCTGCTCGGGCCAGTCACCAGCCCGTTCTTGGTGGTGCTCTTGGGCAGTGGGCTACTCGGCATGCTCACCTTTCCCCCGCGCATCGCCTGGGCCGCCGTGGGGACCGTCGTGATCGGCCTCCTGTTGCCCGAGCTGGCGCGGCTCCGTGGTCTCATCCCCTACGCGCCCCTGCTCCGCGTCGCGCCGCAGGACGACCCCGAGATGATGACGTTCTGGACGGCGCTGATGTGGGTCATCGTCGCTTCGGTGAGCGCGCTCTTGCTCTCGCTCTTCCACGTGCTCTTGGCCGAGCTCAGGAAGCGGGAGGCAGCGCTCCACGAGCTCACGCGGACCGACGCGCTCACGGGCCTGTACAACCGGCGCCACTTCATGCAGCAGATGACGCACGAGCACGCGCGCGCCACCCGCTACGGTCGTCCGCTGAGCTGCGTGATGGTGGACCTGGACCACTTCAAGCGGATCAACGACGAGCACGGACACGCCGTGGGCGACGAGGTGCTGCGTGAGACGGCGCTGCGACTGCGCAGGGCCCTCCGCGAGACCGACGTCCTCGCGCGTCTGGGTGGCGAAGAGTTCGGCGCGCTCCTGCCGGACACCGATCTCGAGGGGGCGCAACGGGTCGCCGAACGGTGTCGCGAGCTGCTCGGGGCGACGCCGGTGCAGGTCGAGCACCGACCGAGCGTGCGTGTCACCGCGAGCTTCGGTGTGGCGGTCTTGGACGCCGTGCGCGCTCCCGGCCCAGAGGACTTGCTGCGCGCCGCAGACATGGCGCTCTACGCCTCGAAGAGCCGCGGCCGGAACCGAGTGTCACTCTCCGACGCTGGGGCCGACGTTCTCGGCAGCCAGCCCCACCCCCTCGGCGCCGATGGCGTCTGA
- a CDS encoding amino acid permease, whose amino-acid sequence MRRVIGPLGALSIVAGSMLGVGIFVSPPVVAQLLPSSWAFFGVWFLGGVFALAGASAYAELGARHPHAGGDYVFVREALGPSAGFATGFMLFTCVFAGSIATVASILATEHLPGLLRVFGVTLPTAIALPSGVSIELGRVLGLALIWLLTAINLRGAKTAALLQVWTTAIPLVAMLSLAAFAITSGAASPGAPTEAAGPITASAVGKALVTIYFAYSGWNAIAYVGGEVVRPERTLPWGLLGGTALITALYLVVCSAYTAVLGLPGLASVADAGIATAAHLGGQATRVVITALIVVTLLGSLNGTVLAGGRIAVAMRPGGHQEGPQRPLLLQAGIASLLLLTGSFELLLELTSIAMLVIGTLAVVSLFVLRRRFGAPATYRALGYPWLPATYLVLALFVVGVCIDGSVTAVRTEHDTLKAALPLLGLLVFAASFFGHRMLLARRRFSDAIGAEGVGLAAENVGPSVGE is encoded by the coding sequence ATGCGCCGCGTCATCGGTCCCTTGGGGGCCCTCTCCATCGTGGCCGGGTCCATGCTGGGTGTCGGCATCTTCGTCAGCCCACCAGTCGTCGCGCAATTGCTCCCTTCGTCGTGGGCGTTCTTCGGCGTGTGGTTCCTGGGCGGAGTCTTCGCGCTCGCGGGGGCCTCGGCGTATGCCGAGTTGGGCGCGCGCCACCCACACGCGGGCGGCGACTACGTGTTCGTGCGCGAGGCGCTCGGTCCATCCGCGGGCTTCGCGACGGGCTTCATGCTGTTCACCTGTGTCTTCGCAGGGAGCATCGCGACCGTGGCCTCGATCCTCGCCACCGAACACCTCCCCGGCCTCCTGCGTGTGTTCGGCGTGACGCTCCCCACCGCCATCGCGCTGCCGTCCGGTGTGAGCATCGAGCTAGGACGCGTACTCGGGCTCGCGCTGATCTGGCTGCTGACAGCCATCAACCTACGGGGGGCCAAGACGGCCGCGCTGCTGCAGGTGTGGACCACCGCCATCCCGCTCGTGGCCATGCTGTCGCTGGCCGCGTTCGCCATCACGAGCGGCGCCGCCTCTCCCGGCGCACCCACCGAGGCCGCCGGCCCCATCACCGCGTCCGCCGTCGGCAAGGCGCTGGTCACCATCTACTTCGCCTACTCCGGCTGGAACGCCATCGCCTACGTGGGCGGTGAGGTCGTGCGCCCCGAGCGCACGCTCCCGTGGGGTCTGCTCGGCGGCACCGCGCTCATCACCGCGCTCTATCTTGTGGTGTGCTCGGCCTACACCGCCGTGCTCGGCCTGCCGGGGCTCGCGTCCGTCGCCGACGCCGGCATCGCCACGGCCGCCCACCTAGGCGGCCAGGCCACGCGCGTCGTCATCACGGCCTTGATCGTGGTGACCCTGCTGGGCTCGCTCAATGGCACCGTCCTGGCCGGCGGGCGGATCGCCGTCGCGATGCGGCCTGGCGGACACCAGGAAGGGCCGCAGCGTCCCCTGCTCTTGCAGGCGGGTATCGCGAGCCTGCTCCTGCTCACGGGCTCCTTCGAGCTGCTGCTGGAGCTCACCAGCATCGCCATGCTCGTCATCGGCACGCTCGCCGTGGTGTCGCTGTTCGTGCTGCGGCGCCGCTTCGGCGCGCCCGCCACGTACCGTGCGCTCGGCTATCCCTGGCTGCCCGCCACCTACCTCGTGCTCGCCTTGTTCGTGGTGGGGGTGTGCATCGATGGCTCCGTCACGGCGGTCCGCACGGAGCACGACACCCTCAAGGCGGCGCTGCCGCTGCTCGGCCTCCTCGTGTTCGCCGCGTCGTTCTTCGGGCACCGCATGCTGCTGGCGCGGCGCCGCTTCTCAGACGCCATCGGCGCCGAGGGGGTGGGGCTGGCTGCCGAGAACGTCGGCCCCAGCGTCGGAGAGTGA
- a CDS encoding glycosyltransferase family 39 protein yields MSQPLDRRAVALRLLVAVGGTLVALGILSEGTPPAEAGTRTLAELIAPLAPGREVADGFVLALPHRGETHDIVLPARRSRGGRTTTVELHLLDRGTWRGVRTSAHYDIAWEQPRSTATQNECEAVTERLASVVRANDVRDEVPVDALTLAPDVPRPHIARALSGARGGRAFAIAALLALTTWALATLPLGGFWAGAFLFALGLALRVPHLDVPFVRDQDVQRLFTGHASLVDIFTGIGLRDRHPPLYFAVLHAAQLFGQSEAVVRAPAVLAGALAGPMLVLAAAVTDRKVVLAALLGLVPATSASFVAHSREVSSLPFYALVLTVLAMATVRYQQTGSRGWYSAVVASVVVALFTYYTAVFAVAALLCCLLWLGPTYGDARRALGVGLACGSPALALAAYTFVRDRGARLAAESRPSLAWGDRSVIGTAEAMADVVREALGPALVVAAFVAVTYALRRREGHAPIALALVLGSFVGIAGLAPVARVQPYYLLAALPVLLLAAAWSPLPTHATRRLAVVATCGLLVSTTVADRTMANATLYTPDERAVAPAFAALIASRPERRVVTVAHYDMTLFAYYLGRASGVEVDYASLEACGDAFALRGTPYVFHPLVQTHDDGASAAGAAAALDTLVQAGPCLVVDRPTLPLDGVRERLQRCTPLDQGPDATLYHCAPDDVVVDEPATDPATSVPETSSTGASL; encoded by the coding sequence GTGAGTCAACCCCTCGATCGCCGCGCCGTCGCGCTCCGCCTGCTCGTCGCCGTGGGCGGCACCCTCGTGGCGCTCGGAATATTGAGCGAGGGTACGCCTCCCGCCGAAGCGGGAACGCGAACGCTCGCGGAGCTGATCGCGCCTCTCGCGCCAGGCCGTGAAGTCGCGGACGGATTCGTGCTCGCCTTGCCGCACCGCGGCGAGACCCACGACATCGTGCTGCCTGCGCGGCGGAGCCGAGGGGGGCGAACCACCACGGTCGAGCTGCACCTCCTCGACCGTGGCACGTGGCGCGGCGTGCGCACGAGCGCCCATTACGACATCGCGTGGGAGCAGCCGCGCTCGACGGCCACCCAGAATGAGTGCGAGGCCGTGACCGAGCGGCTGGCGTCCGTGGTACGCGCGAACGACGTCCGCGACGAGGTGCCCGTCGACGCGCTCACGCTAGCTCCCGACGTGCCACGCCCGCACATCGCCCGCGCTCTCTCGGGCGCGCGAGGGGGCCGCGCCTTCGCCATCGCGGCCCTGCTCGCGCTCACGACGTGGGCGCTCGCCACACTGCCGCTAGGGGGCTTCTGGGCAGGAGCGTTCTTGTTCGCGCTGGGGCTGGCCCTGCGCGTCCCGCACCTCGATGTCCCGTTCGTGCGCGACCAAGACGTCCAGCGCTTGTTCACGGGGCACGCGTCGCTGGTCGACATCTTCACGGGGATCGGGCTGCGTGACCGCCACCCCCCGCTGTACTTTGCGGTGCTCCATGCAGCACAGCTGTTCGGCCAGTCCGAGGCCGTCGTACGCGCCCCGGCGGTCCTCGCGGGCGCGCTCGCCGGTCCGATGCTCGTCCTCGCGGCGGCCGTGACGGACCGCAAGGTCGTGCTCGCCGCGCTCCTGGGTTTGGTACCCGCCACGTCCGCGTCGTTCGTGGCCCACTCCCGCGAGGTCAGCTCGCTCCCGTTCTATGCGCTGGTGCTGACCGTCCTCGCGATGGCGACCGTGCGCTATCAGCAGACGGGCTCGCGCGGGTGGTACTCTGCCGTGGTCGCGAGCGTGGTCGTGGCGCTGTTCACCTATTACACGGCAGTGTTTGCCGTCGCGGCGCTCTTGTGCTGCCTGCTCTGGCTCGGGCCGACCTACGGCGACGCGCGCCGAGCGCTCGGTGTGGGGCTCGCCTGCGGGTCCCCAGCGCTGGCGTTGGCGGCGTACACGTTCGTCCGGGACCGAGGCGCGCGCCTGGCCGCCGAGTCGCGCCCGTCACTCGCGTGGGGCGACCGGAGCGTCATCGGCACGGCCGAGGCCATGGCCGACGTCGTCCGCGAGGCGCTCGGCCCAGCCCTGGTGGTCGCAGCCTTCGTCGCCGTCACGTACGCACTCCGTCGGCGTGAAGGCCATGCCCCGATCGCTCTCGCTCTGGTCCTCGGCTCGTTCGTCGGCATCGCGGGCCTGGCCCCGGTGGCGCGCGTCCAACCCTACTACCTCCTCGCGGCGCTGCCGGTGCTGCTGCTCGCGGCGGCGTGGTCTCCGCTCCCAACGCACGCGACGCGACGACTCGCCGTGGTGGCGACCTGCGGGTTGCTGGTGTCGACCACCGTCGCGGATCGCACCATGGCGAACGCCACGCTCTACACCCCCGACGAGCGCGCCGTCGCGCCCGCCTTCGCCGCCCTCATCGCGAGTCGCCCGGAGCGACGTGTGGTCACCGTCGCGCACTACGACATGACGCTGTTCGCGTACTACCTCGGCCGCGCCAGCGGTGTGGAAGTGGACTATGCGTCCCTCGAAGCATGTGGCGACGCGTTCGCCCTGCGTGGCACTCCGTACGTCTTCCACCCCCTGGTGCAGACGCATGACGATGGCGCCTCTGCGGCAGGCGCAGCTGCGGCGCTGGACACGCTGGTGCAAGCTGGCCCGTGCCTGGTGGTCGACCGCCCCACGCTCCCCCTCGACGGAGTGCGCGAGCGGCTCCAGCGCTGCACGCCGCTGGACCAGGGCCCCGACGCCACGCTGTACCACTGCGCTCCGGACGACGTCGTCGTCGACGAGCCAGCGACCGATCCAGCCACGTCGGTGCCAGAGACCTCGTCGACGGGCGCGTCGCTTTGA